One region of Ardenticatenales bacterium genomic DNA includes:
- the ybeY gene encoding rRNA maturation RNase YbeY, which produces MHVNVDFVVEIEMDPAWESLLREAVVAAVGVSDYAGTASLTLLLSDDARLQALNLAFMGYDKPTDVLSFPSGEWLTSPVVNLGDIAISVPQARRQAAQAGHTVAAELQLLVVHGVLHLLGHDHAEPAQKDAMWRLQAAALARLGTAVALPP; this is translated from the coding sequence ATGCACGTGAACGTCGATTTTGTGGTGGAAATCGAGATGGACCCGGCGTGGGAGTCGCTCTTGCGCGAGGCGGTGGTGGCCGCGGTGGGGGTGTCGGATTATGCCGGCACAGCCAGCCTCACCCTCCTCCTCAGCGACGACGCCCGGCTGCAAGCCCTCAATCTCGCCTTCATGGGATACGACAAACCCACAGACGTCCTCAGCTTCCCCTCCGGCGAATGGCTCACCTCACCCGTCGTCAACCTCGGCGACATCGCCATCTCCGTGCCCCAGGCGCGGCGGCAGGCAGCCCAGGCCGGGCACACCGTGGCCGCCGAATTACAACTGCTGGTCGTGCATGGGGTGCTGCACTTGTTGGGACACGACCACGCCGAACCGGCGCAGAAAGACGCCATGTGGCGGTTGCAAGCGGCGGCCCTGGCCCGGTTGGGAACTGCCGTAGCCCTGCCGCCCTGA
- a CDS encoding diacylglycerol kinase family protein — MKSVLDGGQKELRSRARSFRYAFQGWAYVLRTQHNTWIHALASVSVLALAFWLRLSRGDWAILLLTIMAVWVAEFFNTALEAVVDMAMPRPHPLAKIAKDVAAAAVLVAAVGAVLIGLLILGPPLWSRLLG; from the coding sequence ATGAAATCCGTGCTGGATGGGGGGCAAAAGGAACTGCGCAGCCGCGCGCGCTCGTTTCGCTATGCGTTTCAGGGATGGGCATATGTGCTGCGCACGCAGCACAACACCTGGATTCACGCGCTGGCCAGCGTGAGTGTGCTGGCGCTGGCGTTCTGGCTGCGGCTGTCGCGCGGCGATTGGGCCATCTTGCTGCTGACGATCATGGCGGTGTGGGTGGCGGAATTTTTTAACACAGCGTTGGAGGCCGTGGTCGATATGGCTATGCCGCGTCCCCATCCGCTGGCAAAAATCGCCAAGGACGTGGCCGCGGCGGCGGTGTTGGTGGCCGCCGTCGGCGCGGTCCTCATTGGTCTGCTCATTCTGGGGCCGCCGCTCTGGAGCCGTTTGCTGGGCTGA
- a CDS encoding dTDP-4-dehydrorhamnose 3,5-epimerase family protein: MPVFTESHLINGVILAQLQPFGDERGRFIETFRKSWFPQRRWEIVQTNRSDSAAGVLRGLHYHHRQVDYWYPLAGSLRVGLADLRPSSPTYMACQTIDIGADHTQGLFIPIGVAHGFLALTDVTLCYIVDNYYDGADEFGVRWDDPALNVAWGVSHPILSPRDACNPFLQNIPAAHLPH; the protein is encoded by the coding sequence ATCAACGGCGTCATCCTGGCGCAACTACAGCCCTTCGGCGACGAACGCGGCCGCTTCATTGAGACCTTTCGCAAATCCTGGTTCCCGCAGCGACGCTGGGAGATCGTGCAAACCAATCGCTCCGACTCCGCCGCCGGCGTACTGCGCGGCCTGCACTACCATCATCGCCAGGTTGATTACTGGTATCCCCTGGCCGGCAGCCTGCGCGTCGGCCTCGCCGACCTGCGCCCGTCGTCTCCCACTTACATGGCCTGCCAGACCATCGACATCGGCGCAGACCACACGCAGGGGCTGTTCATTCCCATCGGCGTCGCCCACGGCTTTCTGGCACTCACAGACGTGACGCTCTGCTACATCGTGGACAATTACTACGATGGGGCGGATGAGTTTGGCGTACGCTGGGATGATCCCGCGCTAAATGTGGCTTGGGGCGTGAGCCATCCCATTTTGTCCCCCCGTGATGCGTGCAACCCGTTTCTACAGAATATTCCCGCCGCACATCTCCCCCACTGA